Proteins from one Brevibacillus humidisoli genomic window:
- a CDS encoding hydroxyacid-oxoacid transhydrogenase: MRNTWEFYSTEKIVFGIGAIRQLDSVLTRLKAKNILLVTDPGIKQAGIADRVVAILQEADYQVVVYDKAVPEPPVETALECFQFAKDQMNTDAVIGLGGGSSIDLAKVVALLMAHGGHPLDYFGENLVPGPIAPLIAIPTTAGTGSEVTSVAVLTDVENNIKVGISDNYLRPAVALLDPELTVGLPPYVTACSGIDALSHAIEAYTAKNFKYIQAEGSILFQGSIPISDTLALEAIELIVQNLPLAVHQGSNLEARSNMLLGSLLAGMAFSNAGTAAAHALAYPIGGLVKSPHGEVTGLLLPYVMEFNVEVEPKKMAKIARACGIDPTGASERELALEAPKAILRLLEVIGLPTRLSQIGIKEDQIPQIAEKALPILRLVRNNPRVPTQQGFEELLRKAL; the protein is encoded by the coding sequence ATGCGAAATACCTGGGAGTTCTACTCGACAGAAAAAATCGTGTTCGGTATCGGTGCGATTCGACAGCTGGATTCGGTACTGACGCGATTGAAAGCAAAAAATATCCTGCTGGTTACCGACCCGGGCATTAAGCAGGCGGGGATTGCCGACCGTGTTGTCGCCATCCTCCAAGAGGCTGACTACCAAGTGGTCGTCTACGACAAGGCAGTGCCGGAACCTCCCGTAGAGACGGCTCTGGAATGCTTCCAGTTCGCCAAGGACCAGATGAATACAGATGCCGTGATTGGGCTTGGCGGCGGCAGCAGCATCGATTTGGCCAAAGTGGTTGCGCTGTTGATGGCACATGGTGGTCATCCGCTCGACTACTTTGGTGAGAACCTGGTGCCAGGTCCGATTGCACCGCTGATCGCGATCCCCACGACGGCGGGAACTGGCTCGGAGGTAACATCGGTTGCGGTACTGACCGATGTGGAGAACAATATCAAAGTAGGCATCTCGGACAACTACCTGCGTCCTGCCGTGGCGCTGCTCGATCCCGAACTAACGGTTGGGCTGCCGCCATACGTGACCGCCTGCTCCGGCATTGATGCGCTCTCCCACGCAATCGAAGCGTACACGGCGAAAAACTTCAAATACATCCAAGCGGAGGGTAGCATTCTCTTCCAAGGTTCGATTCCGATCAGCGACACGCTGGCACTGGAAGCAATCGAGCTGATCGTACAGAATCTGCCGTTAGCCGTCCATCAAGGCAGCAATCTGGAAGCACGATCCAATATGTTGCTTGGCAGTCTGCTGGCGGGGATGGCATTCTCCAACGCCGGTACAGCGGCTGCCCACGCCCTGGCCTATCCGATCGGCGGACTGGTCAAATCACCGCACGGCGAAGTGACTGGACTGCTGCTGCCATATGTGATGGAGTTCAACGTCGAAGTGGAGCCGAAAAAAATGGCCAAGATCGCACGTGCCTGTGGAATTGATCCGACAGGGGCAAGCGAACGCGAGTTGGCGCTGGAAGCGCCCAAAGCGATCCTGAGGCTGTTGGAGGTAATCGGACTCCCTACTCGACTGTCGCAGATCGGGATCAAGGAAGATCAGATCCCGCAGATTGCGGAAAAAGCACTGCCGATCCTGCGCCTGGTGCGCAACAACCCGCGGGTGCCGACACAGCAGGGATTTGAAGAACTGCTGCGCAAGGCACTGTAA
- a CDS encoding FecCD family ABC transporter permease, with the protein MMGMMAGNTSKVIGLIIGTLILIACVFASIVFGATDTGWQEAIEAYTNFNGSNEHLIILTVRVPRALIALAVGASLAVAGALMQALTRNPLASPEIFGVNAGASFFIVVSVLLLTITSLSQFIWIGFLGAAIGAAAVYILGTIGREGTSSVKIVLAGAAVTALFSAFTQGILTLSESTLDEILFWLAGSVAGRKLEMLLSVLPYMLIGLFLALLIARPVNTLAMGEDVATGLGQRTAYVKLAAAVIIVLLAGSSVALAGSIGFVGIVVPHIARYFVGIDYRWVIPYSALLGAILLLLADIGARFVVMPEEAPIGIMTALVGTPFFVYIARRGFAAS; encoded by the coding sequence ATGATGGGAATGATGGCGGGTAACACGAGCAAGGTGATCGGTTTAATCATCGGAACGCTGATCTTGATCGCTTGCGTGTTTGCAAGTATCGTCTTTGGGGCAACAGATACGGGTTGGCAGGAGGCGATCGAAGCCTATACCAACTTCAACGGTTCCAATGAACACCTGATCATCCTCACGGTTCGCGTCCCGAGGGCGCTGATCGCGCTCGCCGTAGGTGCCAGCCTGGCAGTCGCCGGGGCGCTGATGCAAGCGCTGACGCGAAACCCGCTTGCTTCTCCGGAGATATTTGGGGTGAATGCCGGGGCATCATTTTTTATCGTGGTATCCGTGCTTTTGCTAACCATCACATCTCTATCGCAGTTTATCTGGATTGGATTTTTGGGAGCAGCGATTGGGGCGGCTGCTGTCTATATCTTGGGAACGATCGGCAGAGAAGGGACGTCATCCGTCAAAATCGTGTTGGCTGGCGCTGCCGTTACCGCACTGTTCTCTGCTTTCACCCAAGGGATTCTGACGCTTAGTGAAAGCACGCTGGATGAGATTTTGTTCTGGCTGGCAGGCTCCGTTGCTGGACGAAAGCTGGAAATGCTGCTCTCGGTGCTGCCCTACATGTTGATTGGCCTGTTCTTGGCACTGCTGATCGCACGCCCGGTCAATACGCTGGCCATGGGGGAGGACGTAGCAACGGGATTGGGACAGCGAACCGCATACGTCAAGCTTGCCGCTGCTGTCATTATTGTATTGCTGGCCGGCAGCTCGGTCGCGCTTGCCGGATCGATCGGGTTCGTCGGGATTGTCGTTCCGCACATCGCCCGTTACTTTGTGGGGATTGATTACCGTTGGGTGATCCCTTACAGCGCTCTTTTAGGAGCGATCCTGCTGCTGTTGGCTGATATCGGTGCTCGGTTTGTGGTGATGCCGGAAGAAGCGCCGATCGGGATTATGACCGCGTTGGTTGGAACTCCCTTCTTTGTGTACATCGCGCGGAGGGGGTTCGCAGCATCATGA
- the pdxA gene encoding 4-hydroxythreonine-4-phosphate dehydrogenase PdxA, with protein MSSEKPIVAITMGDGAGVGPEIIMKALSDRAVYEACAPLVVGDAKLLERADSIVGSGLSVRSISAVDEASFQPGTVDCMDLNLLPADLPFGQVSAEAGNAAFRYLEKAIQLANEGLIDAICTAPLNKEALHKAGHIYPGHTEILAELTGTKDFSMMLSAPKLKVIHVTTHIGLIDAVKIINPERVYTVIKLAHDTLQKAGYREPRIAVCGINPHAGENGLFGYGEEEEKVIPAVEKAQAEGINVVGPLPADTLFFRTTRGDFDIVVAMYHDQGHGPVKVLGLEAGVNITVGLPIIRTSVDHGTAFDIAGKGIADELSLKEALRQAIELAPKRA; from the coding sequence ATGTCGAGTGAAAAACCAATTGTTGCGATTACCATGGGCGATGGAGCGGGTGTGGGCCCGGAGATTATCATGAAGGCCCTGAGCGATCGAGCGGTCTATGAAGCGTGTGCTCCGCTGGTCGTGGGAGATGCCAAACTGCTGGAGAGGGCCGACTCCATTGTCGGAAGCGGTTTAAGCGTACGGTCGATCTCTGCTGTAGACGAAGCTTCTTTTCAACCGGGTACGGTCGACTGCATGGATCTCAATCTGCTGCCCGCCGATCTGCCATTCGGCCAGGTTTCGGCGGAAGCAGGGAATGCTGCGTTTCGTTACCTGGAGAAAGCAATCCAACTGGCTAACGAGGGGCTGATCGATGCGATCTGTACCGCTCCGCTCAACAAAGAAGCCCTGCACAAGGCAGGCCACATCTATCCTGGGCATACCGAGATTCTGGCCGAACTGACGGGAACCAAGGACTTTTCGATGATGCTGTCGGCGCCTAAGCTGAAAGTGATCCACGTCACCACCCACATCGGATTGATCGACGCCGTCAAGATAATCAACCCGGAGCGGGTCTATACGGTGATCAAACTGGCGCACGATACGCTGCAGAAAGCAGGCTACCGCGAGCCGCGCATCGCTGTTTGCGGCATCAATCCGCACGCCGGTGAAAACGGTCTGTTCGGGTACGGAGAAGAAGAGGAAAAAGTGATACCTGCTGTGGAAAAGGCACAGGCGGAGGGAATCAACGTCGTCGGCCCACTGCCGGCCGATACGCTGTTTTTCCGCACGACGCGCGGCGATTTCGACATCGTCGTAGCCATGTACCACGATCAGGGACACGGTCCGGTCAAAGTGCTTGGATTGGAAGCAGGTGTGAACATCACAGTTGGCCTGCCGATCATTCGCACCAGTGTCGATCACGGTACGGCTTTTGACATCGCCGGAAAAGGGATCGCCGATGAATTGAGTCTGAAAGAAGCGCTTCGCCAGGCGATTGAACTGGCACCCAAGCGTGCTTAA
- a CDS encoding helix-turn-helix transcriptional regulator, which yields MRRYHWLEALRLKEGMTQAEVAKRSGIDRTYYTKIERGKVPSVRVAMRIANVLGFEWTLFFELSCDVSSQKERDRSQSSTDEGKKGRT from the coding sequence ATGAGGAGATATCACTGGCTGGAGGCGCTGCGGTTGAAGGAAGGGATGACACAAGCAGAGGTTGCCAAACGATCGGGCATTGATCGCACATACTACACCAAGATTGAGCGGGGGAAGGTTCCGAGTGTTCGGGTAGCGATGCGGATCGCAAACGTACTCGGATTTGAATGGACTCTTTTTTTTGAATTGTCTTGTGATGTTTCTTCACAAAAAGAAAGAGATAGGTCACAGTCGAGCACAGATGAGGGCAAGAAGGGGAGAACCTGA
- a CDS encoding ABC transporter substrate-binding protein, with protein MLARTYLQRPTPFRVLALFLTAVLLLAGCGGGQQQTQPSTQPSGDNSASSPGTESGEQGTSSEETRTITHAMGTTEIKGTPQKVVVLVNGLVDISLALGVKPTGAVQSWIGDPWYDYIKDDMQGVTVLGEETQPNLEKIASLKPDLILGSKMRHEKIYTQLSAIAPTVMTETVFDWKENLKLSAEALNKQAEAEKLISDWDKRVADFKQKMGDKLKTEVSLIRFNPDHARIYYTGFPGSIIEEVGLARPESQRVKDQVIAKLTKEQIAQMDGDVIFDFTADWKGDGAVKKLQEEWTNDPLWKNLNAVRNNKVYQVNEVFWNMSGGVMAANKMLDDLYKYFEIEQ; from the coding sequence ATGTTGGCACGTACATATCTTCAGAGACCCACACCATTTCGTGTGCTTGCCCTATTTCTGACAGCAGTTCTCCTGCTGGCTGGATGCGGCGGCGGACAGCAGCAGACGCAACCCTCAACACAGCCATCCGGGGACAACTCTGCTTCATCTCCCGGTACAGAGAGCGGCGAGCAAGGCACATCATCAGAAGAGACACGCACCATCACTCACGCCATGGGGACAACAGAGATCAAAGGGACGCCGCAAAAGGTTGTCGTTCTCGTAAACGGTTTGGTGGACATCTCCCTCGCTCTCGGCGTAAAGCCAACCGGAGCCGTCCAATCGTGGATCGGCGACCCGTGGTACGACTACATCAAAGACGACATGCAGGGTGTAACCGTGCTCGGCGAAGAGACCCAGCCCAATCTGGAGAAGATCGCTTCCCTGAAACCAGACTTGATCTTGGGCAGCAAGATGCGCCATGAAAAGATCTACACGCAGCTGTCGGCAATCGCTCCGACGGTGATGACCGAAACCGTGTTTGACTGGAAAGAAAATCTGAAGCTCTCGGCAGAGGCGCTGAACAAGCAGGCTGAGGCAGAGAAACTGATCTCCGATTGGGACAAACGAGTCGCTGACTTTAAACAAAAAATGGGCGACAAGCTAAAGACAGAAGTTTCCCTGATTCGCTTCAATCCTGATCATGCCCGTATCTACTACACCGGCTTTCCGGGATCGATCATCGAGGAAGTCGGCCTGGCTCGTCCTGAATCCCAGCGGGTGAAGGATCAAGTGATTGCCAAATTGACCAAAGAACAGATCGCCCAGATGGATGGCGACGTGATCTTCGACTTTACTGCAGACTGGAAAGGGGACGGTGCAGTGAAAAAACTGCAGGAAGAATGGACCAATGATCCCCTCTGGAAAAATCTGAACGCGGTCCGCAATAACAAAGTGTATCAGGTCAACGAAGTGTTCTGGAACATGTCTGGCGGTGTTATGGCGGCGAATAAAATGCTGGATGATCTCTACAAATATTTCGAAATCGAGCAGTAG
- a CDS encoding aldehyde dehydrogenase family protein, with protein MQAQTEQKTIPVYGQYIAGEWRSEGETLPVINKYTGEEVARIVKASREEVREAVTNALETFRRTKLTPTQRYEILMRAAQLCQERKEELALTMVHEVGKVLKDARAEVDRGVQTLIASAEEAKRIAGEGIPLAQPGGENKLAFTIRVPVGVVGAITPFNFPFNLTVHKLGPAIAAGNTVVLKPAELTPIIACKLVEILSEAGLPAGFINVVNGLGPETGQYLLEDERIAMFTFTGSPGVGRHIKSTTGIRKVTLELGNNSPNIVHEDAPDLDRAAELCVTRGFSNAGQACISVQRVYVHRDIYDTFVEKAVRVVQSLKVGNPEDPTTDVGPMITEKEAKRAEEWIQEAVDGGAKVAVGGTREGAVLYPTVLTNVTPEMKVMCQEVFAPVISIVPYDEIDEAFREANESRFGLQVGLFTANLQLAMRAAHELEFGGVIINDVSTYRADVMPYGGVKDSGIGKEGPRYAVQEMTDERIVVINL; from the coding sequence ATGCAAGCACAAACAGAACAAAAAACCATTCCCGTTTACGGTCAGTACATCGCGGGAGAGTGGCGCAGCGAGGGAGAGACACTGCCGGTGATCAACAAGTACACCGGTGAGGAAGTGGCGCGGATCGTCAAAGCGTCTCGAGAAGAGGTGCGGGAAGCGGTGACAAATGCGCTGGAGACGTTCCGCCGCACCAAACTGACCCCCACCCAGCGCTATGAGATCCTGATGCGTGCCGCCCAACTGTGTCAGGAGCGGAAGGAAGAGCTAGCGCTGACCATGGTGCATGAAGTGGGCAAGGTGCTAAAAGATGCGCGGGCAGAGGTGGATCGCGGGGTTCAGACCTTGATCGCTTCTGCGGAAGAAGCGAAGCGGATTGCTGGTGAAGGCATCCCGCTGGCCCAGCCAGGCGGTGAAAACAAGCTGGCGTTCACCATTCGAGTGCCGGTTGGTGTCGTCGGAGCGATCACTCCGTTCAACTTTCCGTTTAACTTGACTGTACACAAGCTGGGACCGGCAATCGCGGCGGGCAATACAGTTGTGTTGAAACCGGCCGAGCTAACCCCGATTATCGCCTGCAAGCTGGTGGAGATCCTGAGCGAGGCAGGCCTGCCGGCCGGATTTATCAATGTGGTGAATGGATTGGGACCGGAGACTGGTCAATATCTGCTGGAAGATGAGCGGATCGCCATGTTTACCTTTACCGGCAGTCCCGGTGTCGGGCGCCATATCAAAAGTACGACCGGGATTCGTAAAGTCACACTGGAGTTGGGCAACAATTCACCCAACATCGTGCACGAGGACGCTCCCGACCTCGATCGTGCAGCCGAGCTCTGTGTGACACGCGGATTTAGCAACGCCGGTCAAGCGTGCATCTCTGTGCAGCGCGTATACGTGCACCGTGATATCTACGATACCTTTGTGGAAAAAGCGGTTCGTGTCGTCCAATCGCTCAAGGTGGGCAACCCGGAAGATCCGACCACAGATGTGGGTCCGATGATCACGGAAAAAGAAGCGAAACGGGCGGAAGAGTGGATTCAGGAAGCGGTTGACGGTGGAGCGAAAGTGGCCGTCGGGGGGACGCGTGAAGGGGCTGTACTGTACCCGACCGTGCTCACCAACGTAACGCCGGAGATGAAGGTGATGTGCCAAGAGGTGTTCGCCCCGGTGATCAGCATCGTGCCGTATGACGAGATTGACGAGGCGTTCCGCGAGGCCAATGAGAGCCGTTTCGGCCTTCAGGTGGGGCTGTTTACCGCCAACCTGCAGCTGGCCATGCGGGCGGCGCATGAGTTGGAGTTCGGTGGAGTGATCATCAACGACGTCTCTACCTATCGTGCCGACGTGATGCCGTACGGCGGTGTGAAAGACAGCGGCATCGGCAAGGAAGGGCCGCGTTACGCGGTTCAGGAGATGACGGATGAACGGATTGTCGTAATCAATCTGTAA
- a CDS encoding 2-hydroxyacid dehydrogenase has product MSKPKLVVTRELPEEAMHLLKEEADLYVWESESESIPRSVLLQEVQQATGIVTNVADSIDREVLDAAPHLRVVSTMAVGFDNIDVNTATQRGIAIGHTPGILTETTADLTFALLMATARRVVDGDRFVRNGEWKSWGPMLLTGQDIYGATIGIIGMGRIGEAVARRAAGFAMKLLYHNRSRRPEVEQKLGAEYRSLDELLAESDYVVLMAPGSPDTYRMIGAREISLMKRSAVFINTSRGTNVDEQALYQALKEKRIWAAGLDVFEQEPIRTDHPLLSLDNVVVLPHIGSASIATRTRMAVIAAKNALAGIRGERLLHTVNPEVYEA; this is encoded by the coding sequence ATGAGCAAACCGAAACTGGTAGTGACAAGAGAGCTGCCCGAAGAGGCGATGCACCTGCTAAAGGAAGAGGCAGATCTGTACGTCTGGGAGAGTGAGTCGGAGTCGATTCCCCGCTCTGTCCTGCTGCAGGAGGTGCAACAGGCGACCGGAATTGTGACCAATGTTGCCGATTCCATCGATCGGGAAGTGTTGGATGCCGCCCCTCACCTTCGGGTCGTCAGCACGATGGCGGTCGGTTTTGACAATATCGACGTGAACACAGCAACGCAAAGGGGGATTGCCATCGGACATACACCGGGGATTCTCACGGAAACGACAGCGGATCTGACGTTTGCTCTGTTGATGGCGACAGCGCGACGAGTGGTCGACGGCGACCGCTTTGTCAGAAATGGGGAATGGAAGAGTTGGGGTCCGATGCTGCTCACTGGACAGGATATATACGGGGCGACGATCGGGATCATTGGGATGGGCCGGATCGGAGAGGCTGTAGCCAGACGAGCGGCCGGATTTGCGATGAAACTGCTCTATCACAACCGCAGCAGACGGCCGGAGGTGGAACAGAAGCTGGGGGCTGAATATCGCTCGTTGGACGAACTGCTGGCCGAGTCGGACTATGTGGTGCTGATGGCCCCAGGTTCACCGGATACGTACCGGATGATTGGAGCGAGGGAAATTTCTTTGATGAAGCGGTCGGCAGTGTTTATCAACACATCGCGTGGAACCAATGTAGATGAGCAGGCGCTTTACCAGGCGTTGAAGGAAAAGCGGATCTGGGCGGCAGGATTGGACGTGTTTGAGCAAGAGCCGATCCGCACAGACCATCCGCTGCTGTCGTTGGACAACGTTGTCGTCCTACCTCATATCGGCAGCGCCAGTATTGCAACGCGGACCAGGATGGCCGTGATTGCTGCGAAAAACGCTTTGGCCGGGATCAGAGGGGAACGCTTGTTGCATACCGTTAACCCGGAGGTTTACGAAGCGTAA
- a CDS encoding TIGR02206 family membrane protein, with the protein MDWFFSATFSGDPFRLFSPSHLTALLLIALLLWMLYHKRELLQKEKWNTSARCVLAAVLLLSEISLQLWYVLSIGWDASYALPLQLCSITLLLSVVVLINKNKLLYEILFFVGIGGASQALLTPELFYPFPHFRFFHFFLAHAGILLSCLFLTVVEGYRPTIRSIWKAMTFLNLLLPVVAVANYLTGGNYMFVARKPANPSVIDFLGPYPWYVLSLEVIAVLFFFLLYIPFALSDFIKRRKERDRTRHIGSDSLMG; encoded by the coding sequence ATGGATTGGTTTTTCTCCGCTACGTTCTCTGGAGACCCCTTTCGTCTGTTTTCTCCGTCACACTTGACGGCTCTGCTTCTCATCGCTCTGCTGCTGTGGATGCTGTACCATAAGAGAGAACTGCTGCAAAAAGAAAAGTGGAACACCTCTGCCCGCTGCGTGCTGGCAGCCGTTCTGCTGCTGTCCGAGATCTCTCTGCAGCTATGGTATGTGTTGTCAATCGGCTGGGACGCCAGCTATGCCTTGCCGCTTCAGTTGTGCAGCATCACGCTGCTGTTGTCCGTCGTCGTCCTGATCAACAAAAACAAGCTGCTGTACGAGATCCTCTTTTTTGTCGGCATCGGTGGTGCGAGCCAAGCTCTCCTCACCCCCGAGCTGTTTTATCCGTTTCCTCACTTCCGGTTTTTTCATTTTTTTCTGGCACATGCGGGTATTCTGCTCTCCTGCCTGTTTCTCACCGTGGTAGAGGGATATCGACCGACCATTCGCTCCATATGGAAAGCGATGACGTTTCTCAATCTGCTCCTGCCGGTCGTTGCCGTCGCCAACTACCTGACCGGAGGCAACTATATGTTTGTCGCACGAAAACCGGCCAATCCCAGCGTGATTGACTTTTTAGGCCCATATCCATGGTATGTCCTGTCGCTGGAGGTGATCGCCGTTCTGTTCTTTTTCCTGCTGTACATACCATTTGCGCTGTCAGATTTCATCAAGCGAAGAAAAGAGCGGGATCGTACTCGTCATATTGGCAGCGACTCGCTAATGGGATGA
- a CDS encoding helix-turn-helix domain-containing protein, which produces MTFGTRLKHLRHQLGLSQQDLANRIGLNRSTYARYETDDNQADYETLQKLADFFGTSIDYLLGRTDQSKPEPSSGKETNPSHPAAGDLQAFISERHVLYFGEEQLELSEEEQAELLRHMRLAWMIIKEKRQEQEQELQQEPQQKSRAKKRRNRQS; this is translated from the coding sequence ATGACGTTTGGAACACGCCTGAAACATTTGCGGCATCAACTGGGCTTGTCCCAGCAAGATTTGGCCAACCGCATCGGTCTCAATCGCTCAACATATGCCCGATACGAGACAGATGACAACCAGGCCGACTACGAAACACTGCAAAAGCTGGCCGATTTTTTTGGCACTTCCATCGATTATCTGCTCGGGCGGACGGATCAGTCCAAACCAGAACCGTCGAGCGGCAAAGAGACAAATCCGTCTCATCCGGCTGCTGGTGACCTGCAAGCCTTTATCAGCGAAAGACATGTTCTCTATTTCGGGGAAGAGCAGTTGGAGCTCTCTGAGGAAGAACAAGCCGAACTGCTGCGTCACATGCGGCTAGCCTGGATGATCATCAAGGAAAAGCGACAGGAGCAGGAGCAGGAACTACAGCAGGAACCCCAACAAAAATCGAGAGCCAAGAAGCGGCGAAACCGCCAGTCCTGA